A part of Aegilops tauschii subsp. strangulata cultivar AL8/78 chromosome 2, Aet v6.0, whole genome shotgun sequence genomic DNA contains:
- the LOC109774544 gene encoding oryzain alpha chain yields MRRSMALLAAAAALLLLVSLAAAADMSIVSYGERSEEEVRRMYAEWMSEHRRTYNAIGEEERRFEVFRDNLRYIDQHNAAADAGLHSFRLGLNRFADLTNEEYRSTYLGARTKPDRERKLSARYQADDNEELPETVDWRKKGAVAAIKDQGGCGSCWAFSAIAAVEGINQIVTGDMIPLSEQELVDCDTSYNEGCNGGLMDYAFEFIINNGGIDSEEDYPYKERDNRCDANKKNAKVVTIDGYEDVPVNSEKSLQKAVANQPISVAIEAGGRAFQLYKSGIFTGTCGTALDHGVAAVGYGTENGKDYWLVRNSWGTVWGEDGYIRMERNIKASSGKCGIAVEPSYPTKTGENPPNPGPTPPSPAPPSSVCDSYNECPASTTCCCIYEYGKECFAWGCCPLEGATCCDDHYSCCPHNYPICNTQQGTCLAAKDSPLSVKAQRRTLAKPIGAFSGIATDGKKSSA; encoded by the exons ATGAGGCGCTCCATGGCTCTGctggcggccgcggcggcgctgctgctgctggtgtcgctggcggcggcggcggacatgTCGATCGTGTCGTATGGGGAGCGCAGCGAGGAGGAGGTGCGGCGGATGTACGCCGAGTGGATGTCCGAGCACCGCAGGACGTACAACGCCATCGGCGAGGAGGAGCGCCGCTTCGAGGTGTTCCGGGACAACCTCCGCTACATCGACCAGCAcaacgccgccgccgacgccgggCTCCACTCCTTCCGCCTCGGCCTCAACCGCTTCGCCGACCTCACCAACGAGGAGTACCGCAGCACGTACCTCGGCGCCCGGACCAAGCCGGACCGGGAGCGGAAGCTCAGCGCCAGGTACCAGGCCGACGACAACGAGGAGCTGCCGGAGACCGTCGACTGGAGGAAGAAGGGCGCCGTTGCTGCCATCAAGGACCAGGGCGGCTGTG GGAGCTGCTGGGCTTTCTCAGCAATAGCAGCTGTTGAAGGCATCAACCAGATTGTTACAGGCGACATGATCCCTCTGTCCGAGCAAGAGCTTGTTGACTGTGACACTTCATACAACGAGGGATGCAATGGCGGTCTGATGGACTATGCGTTTGAGTTCATCATTAACAATGGTGGTATCGACTCTGAGGAGGACTACCCCTACAAGGAGAGGGACAACCGTTGCGATGCTAACAAG AAAAATGCGAAGGTTGTTACCATTGATGGGTACGAGGATGTGCCCGTGAACAGTGAGAAGAGTCTGCAGAAGGCAGTTGCAAACCAGCCCATCAGTGTTGCGATTGAGGCTGGTGGCAGGGCATTCCAGCTCTACAAATCG GGTATCTTCACTGGAACCTGTGGAACAGCACTTGACCATGGTGTCGCCGCCGTTGGTTATGGTACAGAGAACGGCAAGGACTACTGGCTCGTCAGGAACTCCTGGGGTACCGTCTGGGGAGAGGATGGTTACATCCGGATGGAGCGTAACATCAAGGCATCCAGTGGCAAATGTGGTATTGCCGTCGAGCCTTCCTACCCGACGAAGACGGGCGAGAACCCCCCTAACCCCGGCCCAACTCCACCATCTCCCGCCCCACCGTCTTCTGTCTGTGACAGCTACAACGAGTGCCCCGCGAGCACGACCTGCTGCTGCATCTACGAGTACGGCAAGGAGTGCTTCGCCTGGGGCTGTTGCCCACTCGAGGGTGCTACCTGCTGCGATGATCACTACAGCTGCTGCCCTCATAACTATCCCATCTGCAACACCCAGCAGGGAACCTGCCTCGCG GCCAAGGACAGCCCACTGTCAGTGAAGGCTCAGAGGCGTACCCTGGCCAAGCCTATCGGTGCTTTCTCTGGCATTGCAACTGACGGCAAGAAGAGCAGCGCGTAA
- the LOC109774551 gene encoding uncharacterized protein: MRGAAKWMAIDATFIWWFFLAVSKETLHIIVHDDDALIVSTKITGLFTNNQLQLIVFLQQEFVGLHQNDSSIDDYCMRLKNLMDNMHDIGFPLSDEVLLSRIKTDLNKDIGNATSNLGLLTIPTYHKAVDYLSVEECQIKNSRAHTNHTSQNHASSFFFIISASAPLDCPVVLLPPG, translated from the coding sequence ATGCGTGGCGCCGCCAAGTGGATGGCCATCGACGCCACCTTCATCTGGTGGTTCTTCCTCGCCGTCTCCAAGGAAACCTTACACATCATTGTGCATGATGATGATGCCTTGATAGTGTCTACAAAGATCACCGGCCTTTTCACTAACAACCAGCTGCAACTGATCGTCTTCCTTCAGCAAGAGTTTGTTGGTCTTCACCAAAATGATTCTTCCATCGACGATTATTGCATGCGCCTCAAAAACCTCATGGACAATATGCACGACATAGGGTTTCCGCTCTCAGATGAGGTCCTCCTCTCCAGAATCAAGACCGACCTCAACAAGGACATTGGCAATGCGACATCCAACCTCGGCCTTCTCACCATCCCAACCTACCACAAGGCGGTGGACTACCTTAGTGTTGAAGAATGTCAGATAAAAAACTCTCGGGCACACACCAACCACACCTCTCAAAACCATGCATCATCGTttttcttcatcatctcggcTTCTGCTCCACTCGACTGCCCCGTTGTTCTTCTACCGCCAGGGTAA